CGTCACCGTTAACGTCTACGCGCCGGCCGCCTACTGAGGACGCGACGGCAGAGGCGGGCGGCCCTCCCGGATCAGCGGCGATGCGGCCCGGGCGCGAGGCCGGCAAGACGACCGCATTCCGGATCCCCGGGTGCGCCACGGCATGAAGCGCGGCGCCCGGTCTGAGAGACGTGATGGAGGGGAACGCCCATGGCGGGGCCCGACAATTGGCTCGATCTCCCACCCAACCTTCCGGTTCCAAAGGATGACGGGGCGTGCGACCACCTCACCGGCATGCCGCTTCCCTCGGTCCCGCTTGCGTCGACGGCGGGGAGGGCGGTGGATCTAGCCGCTCTCCCGGGGACCACGGTCGTCTATGCCTATCCCCGGACCGGCCACCCCGGCGTCCCGTCCCCCGCGGGGTGGGATGCGATCCCCGGGGCGCGGGGATGCACGCCGCAGTCGTGCGCGTTTCGCGACCACCACGGGGAGTTCGCGGCGCTGGGAGCCCGCGTGTTCGGCTTGAGCGCGCAGACGATCGAAGACCAACGGGAGGCGGTCGAGCGACTGCACCTGCCGATGGCGCTGCTCAGCGACGTCGATCTGGCCTTCGCCCGGGCGCTGCGCCTCCCTACGTTTGTGGTGGAATCGTTGGTGCTGATCAAGCGGCTCACGCTGGTGGTCCGCAACGGTCGGATCGCCACGGTATTCTATCCGGTCTTTCCCCCGAACAAGAACGCGGAAGAGGTGCTGGCGTGGCTGCGGCGCCACCCATCCCCCGCGTAGCCGGCAGCGTTTCCGACGGCGGGATGGCGCGGGGGCGCTCGGAGCGCGAGGAGGTCCAGGATCGTGCACGGCGCGCGTAGCGTCATGGCGCCGGGGGGGCTGGTCACCTCGCCGCACTCGCTGGCGACGGCTGCCGGACTGCGGATCCTCCAGCGCGGCGGGAACGCCGTCGAGGCGGCGATCGCCGCGGCGGCGACGATCGCGGTCGTGTATCCGCACATGAACTCGCTGGGGGGGGACAATTTCTGGCTGATCTATAACGCCCGCGAGCGGCGCGTTCGGGCGCTGCTGGCCTGTGGGACGGCCGGGGCGGCGTGCACCATCGACGCCTACCGCGGCGGGGGGCACGCGGAGATCCCGCGCCGAGGCCCGCTCGCCGCCAACACCGTGCCCGGGGCGGTCGATGGATGGTGGGAGGCCCACGGATACGCGCGGACGTCGCTCGGCGGACGCGAGCCCTTTGGGGCGTTGCTCGCCGACGCGGTTCACTACGCCGGGTCCGGTTTCCCCGTCACCCCCAGCCAGGAAACGTGGACCCGAAAGAACATCGGCCCCAACTCCGGCCGATTCGGCCACCTCGAGACCCTGGACGGGTTTCGGCGCACCTTTCTCCGGCCGGACGGGAGCGCGTTCGCACGGGGGGATCGGTTCGCGATGCCGGACCTGGCCCGGACGCTGGCGGAGGTCGCCCGCGACGGACGGGACGCGTTTTACCGCGGACCCCTCGCCGGGCGGATCTGCGCGGCCCTCAAGGGAGGCGGGGGCCTGCTCTCGGAACGTGACTTCGCCGAGTACCGCAGCCGATGGGCCGAACCGCTCTCGATCCGCTACCGCGGCTGGACGGTGTGCAACACCCCCCCGCCCACGCAGGGGCTCACCTCGCTCCAGATCTTGAACATCATCGAGCGGTACCCGATCGCCGAGTGGGGCGATCAGTCCGCGGCCTACTACCACCTGATGGTCGAGGCGGCCAAGCAGGCCTTCATCGACCGGGACGCGCGGATCGCCGACCCGGAATTTCACTCGGTCGCGGTCGATGATCTGCTCTCCAAGTCCCACGCCGGCGTCCAGGCCGAGGCGATCGACCTCGACCGGGCGCAGGTGCATCCAGCGCCGCAGCCGTCGGGGGGAGACACCGTCTGGCTCGGCGTGATCGACGCGGCGGGGAACGCCGTGTCGCTGATCCAGAGCATCTACTTCGATTTCGGCTCCGCGGTCGTCGCCGAGGGCGTGGTCCTGCAGAACCGCGGCTCCGCCTTCTCGCTCGATCCGGCGCACCCCAACGCCCTCGCCCCGGGCAAGCGCCCATTCCACACGCTCAACCCCGCGATGGCGCTGCGGGACCAGATGCCGGAACTGATCTACGGGACGATGGGGGGGGAGGGCCAGCCCCAGACCCAAGCGGCGGTGCTGACCCGGGTGCTCGATTTGGGGATGG
The sequence above is drawn from the bacterium genome and encodes:
- a CDS encoding peroxiredoxin, yielding MAGPDNWLDLPPNLPVPKDDGACDHLTGMPLPSVPLASTAGRAVDLAALPGTTVVYAYPRTGHPGVPSPAGWDAIPGARGCTPQSCAFRDHHGEFAALGARVFGLSAQTIEDQREAVERLHLPMALLSDVDLAFARALRLPTFVVESLVLIKRLTLVVRNGRIATVFYPVFPPNKNAEEVLAWLRRHPSPA
- the ggt gene encoding gamma-glutamyltransferase translates to MHGARSVMAPGGLVTSPHSLATAAGLRILQRGGNAVEAAIAAAATIAVVYPHMNSLGGDNFWLIYNARERRVRALLACGTAGAACTIDAYRGGGHAEIPRRGPLAANTVPGAVDGWWEAHGYARTSLGGREPFGALLADAVHYAGSGFPVTPSQETWTRKNIGPNSGRFGHLETLDGFRRTFLRPDGSAFARGDRFAMPDLARTLAEVARDGRDAFYRGPLAGRICAALKGGGGLLSERDFAEYRSRWAEPLSIRYRGWTVCNTPPPTQGLTSLQILNIIERYPIAEWGDQSAAYYHLMVEAAKQAFIDRDARIADPEFHSVAVDDLLSKSHAGVQAEAIDLDRAQVHPAPQPSGGDTVWLGVIDAAGNAVSLIQSIYFDFGSAVVAEGVVLQNRGSAFSLDPAHPNALAPGKRPFHTLNPAMALRDQMPELIYGTMGGEGQPQTQAAVLTRVLDLGMDVQAAIDAPRWLYGRTWGEPTATLSLESRVPSHIIADLGRRRHDVQVVGAWDDRMGHAQAIWIDPRTGIRCGGADPRGDGLAAGY